A genomic segment from Brevundimonas sp. SORGH_AS_0993 encodes:
- a CDS encoding TCR/Tet family MFS transporter translates to MSIIPKKRLKAAIGFIFVTAVLDIVAMGIIIPVLPRLIEDFVGSNAQAGVINGVFVALWAGMQFVASPIIGSLSDQYGRRPVILLSCAGLAIDYVLMALAPNLWWLALGRIVAGVTSSSFTTIYAYMADVTPPEGRAKAYGLIGAAFSGGFVLGPVLGGFLGEVGPRAPFWASAVMSGLAFLYGLIILPESLAVEKRMRFSWRRANPVGAMVLLGRHPELTGLAGVTFLLHFAHHVFSAVFVLYAQYRYGWGPREVGLLLAMVGVLDMTMQGLVVGPVTKALGDRKTMLLGLVGGTIGIALMGWAPTGWAFVAAMLPNALWGLAMPTLQSLMTRQVSESEQGQLQGATMSVASIAGVASPLFFGWVYSLSVGGGFEPLTGWLDRQGLGLIDAVVHSSGLSFYISALVLLLAAVIGWITARRAERAESLSVQQPPAP, encoded by the coding sequence ATGTCGATCATTCCGAAAAAACGGCTCAAGGCGGCCATCGGCTTCATCTTCGTGACGGCGGTGCTCGACATCGTGGCGATGGGGATCATCATTCCCGTCCTGCCGCGGTTGATCGAGGACTTTGTCGGCTCCAACGCCCAGGCAGGCGTCATCAACGGCGTGTTCGTCGCCCTGTGGGCGGGGATGCAGTTCGTCGCCTCGCCGATCATCGGATCGCTGTCGGACCAGTATGGGCGGCGTCCGGTCATCTTGTTGAGCTGTGCGGGATTGGCCATCGACTATGTGCTGATGGCCCTGGCGCCGAACCTGTGGTGGCTGGCGCTGGGGCGGATCGTGGCCGGCGTCACCTCGTCCAGCTTCACGACCATCTACGCCTATATGGCCGACGTGACGCCGCCGGAGGGGCGAGCCAAAGCCTATGGGCTGATCGGGGCGGCCTTCTCGGGCGGGTTCGTTCTGGGGCCGGTGCTCGGCGGGTTTCTGGGCGAGGTCGGCCCGCGCGCGCCCTTCTGGGCCTCCGCCGTCATGTCGGGCCTCGCCTTCCTGTACGGCCTGATCATCCTGCCCGAAAGCCTGGCGGTCGAGAAACGGATGCGGTTCAGCTGGCGGCGGGCCAATCCGGTCGGGGCCATGGTGCTGTTGGGGCGTCATCCGGAACTGACCGGCCTGGCGGGCGTGACCTTCCTGCTGCACTTCGCCCATCACGTCTTTTCGGCGGTGTTCGTGCTGTATGCCCAGTATCGCTATGGCTGGGGGCCGCGCGAGGTGGGGCTGCTGCTGGCCATGGTCGGCGTGCTGGACATGACGATGCAGGGCCTGGTTGTCGGTCCGGTCACGAAGGCGCTGGGCGACCGCAAGACCATGCTGCTGGGGCTGGTCGGCGGCACGATCGGCATCGCCCTGATGGGCTGGGCTCCGACGGGCTGGGCGTTCGTGGCGGCCATGCTGCCTAATGCGCTGTGGGGCCTGGCCATGCCGACGCTGCAATCCCTAATGACGCGCCAGGTGTCCGAAAGCGAGCAGGGCCAGCTTCAGGGCGCGACCATGAGCGTCGCCTCCATCGCCGGGGTCGCTTCGCCCCTGTTCTTCGGCTGGGTCTACTCCCTGTCGGTCGGCGGCGGGTTCGAGCCGCTGACGGGCTGGTTGGATCGACAGGGTCTGGGGTTGATCGACGCTGTGGTCCATTCGTCGGGGCTCAGCTTCTATATCTCGGCCCTGGTGCTGCTGCTGGCGGCGGTGATCGGCTGGATCACCGCACGGCGGGCGGAACGGGCGGAAAGCTTGTCCGTTCAACAGCCGCCTGCGCCTTGA
- a CDS encoding HisA/HisF-related TIM barrel protein gives MTDNAAAETWSVAGRTFTSRLIVGTGKYADYAQNAAAAEAAGAEIVTVAVRRVNLTDPNQPMLVDYVKPDRFTFLPNTAGCFTGEDAVRTLRLAREAGGWSLVKLEVLSNTAHLYPDMIETLRALDLLIKDGFDVMVYCTDDVVMAKRLEDAGAAAIMPAAAPIGSGLGIQNEVNVRLIVEQSKVPVLVDAGVGTASDATRAMELGCDAVLMNTAIAGAKDPIRMARAMKHAVVAGRDAYLAGRMPRRMYADPSSPLAGLI, from the coding sequence ATGACCGATAACGCCGCCGCTGAAACTTGGTCCGTTGCGGGCCGCACCTTCACCTCGCGCCTGATCGTGGGCACCGGCAAATACGCCGACTACGCCCAGAACGCCGCCGCCGCCGAGGCCGCCGGCGCGGAGATCGTGACCGTGGCGGTGCGCCGCGTGAACCTGACCGACCCGAACCAGCCGATGCTGGTCGATTATGTGAAGCCGGATCGGTTCACCTTCCTGCCCAACACAGCCGGCTGTTTCACCGGCGAGGATGCTGTGCGGACCTTGCGCCTGGCGCGCGAGGCCGGCGGCTGGAGCCTGGTCAAGCTGGAGGTGCTGTCCAACACCGCCCACCTCTATCCCGACATGATCGAGACGCTGCGAGCGCTGGACCTGCTGATCAAGGACGGGTTCGACGTCATGGTGTATTGCACCGACGACGTGGTGATGGCCAAGCGTCTGGAGGACGCTGGCGCCGCGGCCATCATGCCGGCCGCCGCCCCGATCGGCTCGGGCCTGGGCATCCAGAACGAGGTCAATGTCCGCCTGATCGTCGAGCAGTCCAAGGTGCCGGTTCTGGTGGACGCGGGCGTCGGCACGGCCTCGGACGCGACGCGCGCGATGGAACTGGGCTGCGACGCCGTGCTGATGAACACCGCCATCGCCGGGGCGAAGGACCCGATCCGCATGGCCCGCGCCATGAAGCATGCCGTCGTCGCCGGACGCGACGCCTATCTGGCCGGACGCATGCCCAGGCGGATGTACGCCGATCCGTCCTCGCCCCTGGCCGGCCTGATTTGA
- the thiS gene encoding sulfur carrier protein ThiS → MPQILLNGEPRQVQAQTILALVEEVSLDPRKVAVERNLEIVPKSLHGATPVLEGDRIELVQFVGGG, encoded by the coding sequence ATGCCTCAGATCCTGTTGAACGGCGAACCGCGCCAGGTTCAGGCGCAGACCATCCTGGCCCTGGTCGAAGAGGTGTCGCTGGACCCGCGCAAGGTGGCAGTGGAGCGCAATCTGGAAATCGTGCCCAAGTCCCTTCACGGCGCCACGCCGGTCCTGGAGGGAGACCGCATCGAACTGGTCCAGTTCGTCGGGGGCGGGTGA
- the aroQ gene encoding type II 3-dehydroquinate dehydratase: protein MAETPAIHVLNGPNLNLLGVREPHIYGRETLADIEARCVAVADGAKVTFRQTNHEGVLIDWIQEARENADALILNPAAYGHTSVALHDALKTLTIPVIELHLSNPAAREAFRHHSYVSSAATGVIAGFGAHGYELAVQAALHRIRERG from the coding sequence ATGGCCGAAACGCCCGCGATCCATGTGCTGAACGGTCCCAACCTGAACCTGCTCGGGGTTCGGGAGCCGCACATCTATGGCCGTGAGACCCTGGCGGACATTGAGGCGCGCTGCGTGGCCGTGGCCGACGGCGCCAAGGTGACGTTTCGCCAGACCAACCACGAGGGTGTGCTGATCGACTGGATTCAGGAGGCGCGTGAAAACGCCGACGCCCTGATCCTGAACCCCGCCGCCTACGGCCACACCTCGGTGGCCCTGCACGACGCGCTGAAGACGCTGACGATTCCGGTGATCGAGCTGCATCTGTCCAATCCGGCGGCGCGCGAGGCGTTTCGCCATCACTCCTATGTGTCGTCCGCGGCGACCGGCGTCATCGCCGGTTTCGGCGCGCACGGCTATGAATTGGCCGTCCAGGCCGCCCTCCACCGCATTCGGGAACGCGGCTGA
- the accB gene encoding acetyl-CoA carboxylase biotin carboxyl carrier protein, with product MADDKKHAEIDAALVRQLAEILNETDLTEVEVERGELRIRVAREITVNAAPVQYAAAPAPVAAAAPATAAAMPSDPATIVARAGEEVKSPMVGTAYLQPSPEAAPFVQPGDKVKKGQTLLIVEAMKTMNPIQAPRDGVVADILVGDAQPVEFGEPLVLLEA from the coding sequence ATGGCCGATGACAAGAAACACGCCGAGATCGACGCCGCCCTGGTTCGCCAGCTGGCCGAAATCCTGAACGAGACCGACCTGACCGAGGTCGAGGTCGAACGCGGCGAACTTCGCATCCGCGTCGCCCGCGAAATCACCGTCAACGCCGCCCCGGTCCAGTACGCCGCCGCGCCGGCGCCTGTGGCCGCCGCGGCGCCCGCGACTGCGGCCGCCATGCCAAGCGATCCGGCCACCATCGTCGCCCGCGCCGGCGAAGAGGTGAAGTCGCCGATGGTCGGCACCGCCTATCTGCAGCCTTCGCCCGAGGCCGCGCCGTTCGTCCAGCCGGGAGACAAGGTCAAGAAGGGCCAGACCCTGCTGATCGTCGAAGCCATGAAGACCATGAACCCGATCCAGGCGCCGCGCGACGGCGTGGTGGCCGACATCCTGGTCGGCGACGCCCAGCCGGTCGAATTCGGCGAACCGCTCGTCCTGCTGGAAGCCTAA
- the accC gene encoding acetyl-CoA carboxylase biotin carboxylase subunit, whose protein sequence is MFTKVLIANRGEIALRVHRACKEMGISTVAVHSEADRGAMWVRLADESVCIGPASAAKSYLNIPSIIAAAEITGAQAIHPGYGFLSENARFAEIVEAHGMTFIGPKPEHIRVMGDKISAKQTVKDAGIPVVPGSDGEVETVEAAIEASRSIGFPLIVKAAAGGGGRGMKVALTPDDLVEAVQTAQSEAKAAFGNGAVYMERYLQKPRHIEIQVIADSHGNVVHLGERDCSLQRRHQKVLEEAPSPALSAEGRKKIGETVNKAIAAIGYLGVGTIEFLWEDGEFFFIEMNTRLQVEHPVTEMITGVDLVREQVRIAAGLPLSFTQDDIEFKGHAIEVRINAENPETFTPSPGKITDFHAPGGLGVRLDSAIYAGYSIPPYYDSLIGKLIVHGRDREEAIARLKRSLNEVVIGGVDTTIPLFQKLLAEPDILSGDYDIHWLEKWAARQKGES, encoded by the coding sequence ATGTTCACCAAGGTCCTGATCGCCAACCGGGGCGAGATCGCGCTGCGGGTCCACCGGGCCTGCAAGGAGATGGGCATCTCCACCGTCGCCGTGCACTCCGAAGCCGACCGCGGCGCCATGTGGGTGCGGCTGGCGGACGAGAGCGTCTGCATCGGCCCCGCCTCGGCCGCCAAGTCGTATCTGAACATCCCGTCGATCATCGCGGCCGCCGAGATCACCGGCGCCCAGGCGATCCACCCCGGCTATGGCTTCCTGTCCGAGAACGCCCGCTTCGCCGAGATCGTCGAGGCCCACGGCATGACCTTCATCGGTCCCAAGCCCGAGCATATCCGGGTCATGGGTGACAAGATCAGCGCCAAACAGACGGTGAAGGACGCAGGGATTCCCGTCGTTCCCGGTTCGGACGGCGAGGTCGAGACCGTCGAGGCCGCCATCGAGGCGTCCAGGTCCATCGGCTTTCCCCTGATCGTCAAGGCGGCGGCGGGCGGCGGCGGGCGCGGCATGAAGGTCGCCCTGACGCCTGACGATCTGGTCGAGGCGGTCCAGACCGCCCAGTCGGAGGCCAAGGCCGCCTTCGGCAACGGCGCCGTCTATATGGAGCGCTATCTCCAGAAGCCGCGCCACATCGAAATTCAGGTCATCGCCGACAGCCACGGCAATGTCGTCCACCTGGGCGAACGCGACTGCTCGCTGCAACGCCGTCACCAGAAGGTGCTGGAAGAGGCCCCCTCGCCCGCCCTGTCGGCCGAGGGTCGCAAGAAGATCGGCGAGACGGTCAACAAGGCCATCGCCGCCATCGGCTATCTGGGCGTCGGCACCATCGAGTTCCTGTGGGAGGACGGCGAGTTCTTCTTCATCGAGATGAACACCCGCCTGCAGGTCGAACACCCGGTCACGGAAATGATCACGGGCGTCGATCTGGTGCGCGAGCAGGTGCGAATCGCCGCCGGCCTGCCGCTGTCGTTCACCCAGGACGACATCGAGTTCAAGGGCCACGCCATCGAGGTGCGTATCAACGCCGAGAACCCGGAGACCTTCACCCCCTCGCCGGGCAAGATCACCGACTTCCACGCGCCGGGCGGCCTGGGCGTGCGTCTGGATAGCGCCATCTACGCCGGCTATTCGATCCCGCCCTATTACGACAGCCTGATCGGCAAGCTGATCGTCCACGGCCGCGACCGCGAAGAGGCCATCGCGCGCCTGAAGCGGTCGTTGAACGAGGTCGTCATCGGCGGCGTCGACACCACCATCCCGCTGTTCCAGAAACTGCTGGCCGAGCCGGACATCCTGTCGGGCGACTACGACATCCACTGGCTGGAGAAATGGGCGGCCCGTCAGAAGGGCGAGAGCTGA
- the aat gene encoding leucyl/phenylalanyl-tRNA--protein transferase produces MGGPSEGRELTDPDFSASGPFGGFGPEDLLACYARGVFPMAEARDDPRVFIIEPDQRGVIPLDAFHIPSRLRRTVRSEPFDIRVDTAFEAVLDGCAAAQGKDRQDTWINAPIRRLYAALFAMGHVHSIECWRDERLVGGLYGVSLGGAFFGESMFSRVRDASKVALVHLVARLRRGGWTLLDAQFLTEHLSQFGAVETPQAVYLRRLKPALGVQPNLAALTAPLTGAEAVELALAPA; encoded by the coding sequence ATGGGCGGCCCGTCAGAAGGGCGAGAGCTGACCGACCCCGATTTCAGCGCCAGCGGGCCGTTCGGCGGTTTCGGCCCCGAGGACCTGCTGGCCTGTTACGCCCGGGGCGTGTTTCCGATGGCCGAGGCGCGCGACGATCCGCGCGTCTTCATCATCGAACCGGACCAGCGCGGCGTCATTCCGCTGGACGCCTTCCACATCCCCAGCCGCCTGCGTCGCACCGTGCGGAGCGAGCCCTTCGACATCCGCGTCGACACCGCCTTCGAGGCGGTGCTGGACGGCTGCGCGGCGGCGCAAGGGAAGGACCGCCAGGATACCTGGATCAACGCTCCGATCCGCCGTCTGTACGCAGCCCTGTTCGCCATGGGCCATGTCCATTCCATCGAATGCTGGCGGGACGAGCGGCTGGTCGGCGGCCTGTACGGCGTGTCGCTGGGTGGCGCCTTCTTCGGCGAGAGCATGTTCAGCCGTGTGCGCGACGCCTCCAAGGTCGCCCTTGTCCATCTGGTCGCGCGATTGAGACGGGGCGGCTGGACCCTGCTGGACGCCCAGTTCCTGACCGAACACCTCAGCCAGTTCGGGGCGGTCGAAACGCCTCAGGCGGTCTATCTGCGCCGACTGAAACCGGCGCTCGGCGTCCAGCCGAACCTTGCGGCCCTGACCGCACCCCTGACCGGCGCAGAGGCGGTCGAACTGGCCTTGGCGCCCGCCTGA
- the lepB gene encoding signal peptidase I → MTQAPAQAPARPQVQSSTRPSLWRDIVENAVTLAVALIVAVLLRIVLVQPFTIPSSSMEPGLITGDYIVVSQFAYGWSPASLPLNTRMSKRRLFGHGPARGDVVVFRRPHDPAQVWIKRVIGLPGDTVQVRRGVVYVNGQPILHTPLRLTHDKDAPQRPVLETRETLADGPAYLTYDGGEGLPGDDTPVYRVPQGQYFMMGDNRDNSLDSRWPADLGVGFLPAGNIIGRAEWILLSWNPGASLFKPWTWLDLRPDRFLVRIR, encoded by the coding sequence ATGACCCAAGCTCCAGCCCAAGCCCCCGCCCGACCGCAAGTCCAATCTTCGACGCGCCCGTCCCTGTGGCGTGACATCGTGGAGAACGCCGTCACCCTGGCCGTCGCCCTGATCGTCGCCGTCCTGCTGCGGATCGTCCTGGTCCAGCCCTTCACCATCCCCTCCTCTTCCATGGAGCCGGGGCTGATCACCGGCGACTACATCGTGGTGTCGCAATTCGCCTATGGCTGGAGCCCCGCCTCCCTGCCGCTGAACACCCGTATGTCGAAGCGTCGGCTGTTCGGCCATGGGCCGGCGCGGGGCGACGTCGTAGTCTTCCGCCGGCCCCACGACCCCGCCCAGGTCTGGATCAAGCGCGTCATCGGCCTGCCGGGCGATACGGTTCAGGTTCGCCGGGGCGTGGTCTATGTCAATGGACAACCCATCCTCCACACGCCCCTGCGCCTCACCCATGACAAGGACGCGCCGCAACGGCCGGTGCTGGAAACAAGAGAAACCCTGGCCGACGGCCCCGCCTATCTGACCTATGACGGGGGCGAAGGGCTGCCCGGCGACGACACCCCGGTCTATCGAGTACCGCAGGGCCAGTATTTCATGATGGGCGACAACCGCGACAACTCGTTGGACAGCCGCTGGCCTGCGGACCTGGGCGTCGGCTTCCTGCCGGCCGGGAACATCATCGGTCGCGCCGAATGGATTCTGCTGTCGTGGAATCCCGGCGCCAGCCTGTTCAAGCCCTGGACCTGGCTGGACCTGCGCCCGGACAGATTCCTGGTCCGTATCCGTTAG
- a CDS encoding DUF2155 domain-containing protein, translated as MRRARLLMGVAAVLGVLSAGAVTASVLQDAPRDARPVQDPIGDILRTKKTTASEAPTESPPAGGPAPRSPVAVTPPPTVVIAEDEAVEEKADAELKAETPVVEKAIDQPATPARRQRRKFAIIQAIDKTTAETMKFEVEVGGRPVRFNRNLIFAVRACEVSTPDELTEDAIAYVDVTLQSSRVNGPADPRQIFRGWMFASSPAVSGLQNPNYDAWVVGCKN; from the coding sequence GTGAGACGCGCGCGCCTGCTGATGGGCGTGGCGGCGGTGCTGGGCGTGCTTAGCGCCGGGGCCGTGACCGCCAGCGTGCTTCAGGACGCGCCAAGAGACGCCCGCCCGGTACAGGATCCGATCGGCGACATTCTGCGGACCAAGAAGACCACCGCCTCCGAGGCGCCGACGGAAAGCCCGCCGGCCGGCGGGCCAGCGCCCAGAAGCCCCGTCGCCGTCACCCCGCCGCCGACCGTGGTGATCGCCGAGGACGAGGCGGTCGAGGAAAAGGCCGACGCGGAGCTCAAGGCCGAAACCCCAGTGGTCGAAAAGGCCATCGACCAGCCGGCGACGCCCGCCCGCCGCCAACGCCGCAAGTTCGCGATCATCCAGGCCATCGACAAGACGACGGCCGAGACGATGAAGTTCGAGGTCGAGGTGGGCGGACGCCCGGTGCGCTTCAACCGCAATCTGATCTTCGCCGTTCGGGCCTGCGAGGTGTCGACGCCCGACGAATTGACGGAAGACGCCATCGCCTATGTCGATGTCACCCTGCAGTCGTCGCGGGTGAACGGCCCGGCCGATCCGCGCCAGATTTTCCGCGGCTGGATGTTCGCCTCTTCCCCGGCCGTCAGCGGCCTTCAGAACCCCAACTACGACGCTTGGGTGGTCGGTTGTAAGAACTGA
- a CDS encoding NADH:ubiquinone oxidoreductase subunit NDUFA12: MLNKIFAWWNGATIGTLFTIAKRGRYVGTDQFGNKYYESRDNTSYDGRRRRWVIYEGYADASKVPPDWHGWLRYTFDQPPTEAPLPRRAWEKDHLPNFTGTPMAWRPQGSLAAEAKRPAATGDYQAWTPE, from the coding sequence GTGCTGAACAAGATTTTCGCTTGGTGGAACGGGGCCACGATCGGCACCCTCTTCACGATCGCCAAGCGTGGCCGCTATGTCGGGACCGATCAGTTCGGCAACAAATATTACGAATCCCGCGACAACACGAGCTATGACGGCCGCCGTCGCCGCTGGGTGATCTACGAAGGTTACGCCGACGCCTCCAAGGTGCCGCCGGATTGGCACGGCTGGCTGCGCTACACCTTCGACCAGCCGCCGACGGAGGCGCCCCTGCCGCGCCGGGCGTGGGAGAAGGACCACCTGCCCAACTTCACCGGAACGCCGATGGCGTGGAGGCCGCAAGGCTCCCTGGCCGCAGAGGCGAAGCGCCCCGCCGCCACCGGCGATTATCAGGCCTGGACGCCCGAGTGA